Sequence from the Methanosarcina siciliae T4/M genome:
AGTATGACACTTGTATTCATTTTGGCATAGGCCCCCCTGACACAGGGGACGAAATAGCCCATGGATAAAAGTGCGTTTCTGGTGAGTTCAAGTTTTCGGGTTGACCTGAGAACAATATCGATGTCTTTTGTGGCGACCTTGAGGTTCTGGAAGCTCATGGCTACATCACCGATAAGATAAAGGTCGACATGCTCGGGAAACCTGTTATTGAGTTTCTAAAACTCGGTTTCCAGATAGGTTCTTCTGAAGGTCGCCATGTTTACACCAGGCTTTCAAGCAGTTCCTGATATTCATTCCAGGGAAGAACAAAGTTGCTGCTTGTCTCTTTTTTATCGAGATATTCAAGAAGGGTCCTGACGTGAGCTTCAATATCGTAATAAATGGCATACTTTAAAATTTTTTTTGATCCAAGCCTGGGGACAAGTGCAAGAGCATATGAATTGTAAATAGGGCTGTAGGGGTCGATTAAAATTGTATGGATAAAGAACTCTTCTTCACATGGTGATTTTTTGCTGAAGAAGTAGTAGTTCATGTCGGTTATCACATCGAGGCCGTAATTAGGGAAAACACTGATAGCTGTAGGGTGGATTTTATTTTTCAAATCTGATCCAAAATCAGTGTTCAGGTTTTCTGCTTTGAACAGAAATTCCGGACCTCTTTGCCAGATCAACATCCCATTTTGGGAAACAGCTTTCAGGTTCGTAAATAGAAAAATAGTAAAAAATTCGCATTTTACTGGAAAAGATGTATTTTATCAAAAGGGTTTGCTTGTAATTCTATCTGCATGAACCGTGAAAAATGCAGAATTTACTCTATATCAGGGATTTTAAGAGCTAATTTGAGGCTCCAGAGTATAATTTTAGTTATATAATAACGCTTTTATATTATCTGGCCGTTTATTTGTCCGGGAGTATGTCTGGAAAGGGGAGACGGAGCATTCTACATGACCAGTTACAGAGTGGGAGATCATTATTCATCCCATCCATGATTTAACAGGCATACTTCTTTTACATTAAAATTGTCGCTTTTAAGGGGGAATAAGCTGATGAAAACCGGACTGATATTATTGATGATCATCTCGACAGTACTGATGTTTGCAACCGTGGGCTCTGCCCAGGATAACTCCACAGACAGTGCTGCAACTGTCATAAAGGACGCGAATGGCAGTACTGTAGGGTTTGCTACCTTTACCGAAGACGACTTTGGCATGGTTCGGGTTCAGGTCTTTGCTAGCAACCTGACGCCGGGCCTGCACGGCATCCACATCCACGAGAAAGCAAACTGCACCGGGCCGTCGTTCACTTCTGCGGGAGGACACTACAACCCTCTGGGCAAAGAGCATGGGCTCTACAACCCGAAAGGTCCTCATGCCGGGGATCTGCCCAATCTCTTAGTGGGGCAGGATGGTACGGGATATATGGATGTCACCACTAACCTTGTGACGCTGTCATCCGGAAATACCACGCTATTTCCGGCCAACGGCACTTCACTGGTTATCCATGCCGACCCTGACGACCAGCTAACCAATCCTTCCGGCAACAGTGGTGCGCGGATTGCCTGCGGGGCCATCGAGAAAAGATAAGTTTTTCCTTAACCCTTATTTTTTTTAAATCTTCGCGAGAATACTAACCCGGTCTAATCTGGTAAGCAGCGGAGAAATGACGTGAATAATAATATTTATAACCTCATTAAGTGTATCCACAGAGTTGATGGTAGACAATCTGGCTGCGGATAAATACAGTGTGCCTGTTGAAAGCATTTTCCGGATTCATGAATCTCCCTGCAAAATCGTTCTTGCAATAACCGGCGGTGGGGCAGAAATAATAGGGGAACTTCTCCGCCACGGCAGCGGTTCTGCAACAGTATTGGATGCGGTCGTTCCGTACAGTATGGAGGCGATGGATAACTTCCTTGGCAGGAAGCCTGAAATGTACTGTTCGGAAAAAACTGCGAGGTTGATGGCAATGGTAGCCTACCAGCGAGCTCTGGACCTTTCGAAAGGTGAAGAGTCTGCAGCCTATGATGTAGTCGGGATCGGAGCGACCTGCAAGCTTAAAGCGACAAACGAGCGGGAAGGACGAAAACATGAAGTCTACGTCGCCATCCAGGCAGCCTGTAAAACAGGCGTCATCACACTGAAACTGAACGCAGACAGGACAAGGGAAGGGGAAGAAAAGATTGCCACGTTCCTGATTTTCAATGTGCTTGCCCGCCACTGTGGCATTCCTGAAGTTGATTTGCCGGACAGGATTGGGACCGAAGAAGAAAGAAAGGAAGAGATAACTGAAAAATATGAGTCCGTTTCCGGACCTGTAGGGGATCTCCTGAAACAGAAAATATACAGTCAGGAAAGTCCTTATGAAACCCTGGGTATCGCAAGAATCGATTTAAATGGGGCACAAAAAAAAGAAGCAAAAACTAACGGAGAAAACAGAGAAAACGAAGAGCTCCAAAATATCAGGCTCGTATTTCCCGGCTCTTTTGGCCCCTGCCACAGAAATCATGTTTTTATGGCAAAACTGGCTTCGGAGAAGCTTGGGGTGCCTGTCCATTTTGAAATATCCCTGACAAACGTTGATAAGCCGCCCATAGATTTTATCTCGCTGAATCAGCGGCTTGACTCGCTGCGGAAATACGGAAACGAAACTTTCGTGGGCGGGGTTTGCCTGACCAATGCACCGCTTTTCCTGCAAAAAGCCGACCTTTTCCCGAACAGCACCTTTATCATCGGAGCTGATACCTTCAACCGGCTGTTTGATGCAAAATACTATGGCGGCAAAGTGGATATCTCTGCCATTTTGAGGCATTTCAGAGAAAAGAATATACGGTTTTTGGTGTTTCAGAGGAAATCCGTACACATGTCCGTCAACCCTGAGATCCTTGAGTTTTGCGAGATTGTTCCGATGGGCGAATACGAGGATGATGGAATTTCTTCGACAGAAATCAGAAGAAAGCAGGAAGAAAATAAAGAAAATTAAAGGCCTTTTTAAAGATATAGCACCTTTTGAGCAGCCATTGACCTGATATAAATACAAAGTCCATATAAACTCTTTATATTATTTTATGTTTTTATTTCAGGTTTTTACATTGAATTTATTTCAGGTTTTTACATTGAATTTTTTTTTGGAAGAAAGAAGGGCTGTCACAGGAAAGAAGGGCTGTCACAGTAATGTAATACTTTTCTCAAACACTGGCAACATCATAATATTTTTGCTTCATTTTTAGAAAAATAGATATATATGAAGTAGGAAACAACTTACCGTTTTCCTAGTAATTGGGATCTAATTCACAACTAATTTGAAATGAAAAAAAGGACGAAAAAAAATGGCAGATAATGAAGGATTACTACACGAGGTTGCCGATGCGGTAATCTCCTGTAAAAAAGAAAAGGTGCTCGAGACGGTGGAAAAAGCCAGAGCTGAGGTTCCACCGGCAGATATTATTGAAAAAGGGCTTTCTGCTGGCATGAATCAGGTAGGGGTTTTGTTTGAGAGAGGAAAACTCTTCCTTCCCCATGTGATGATGGCAGCAGATGCAATGACTGCAGGCGTCAAGCTCCTTGAAGCCGACCTCCCGGAAGGGGCTGAAAAGAAGCTCGGAGTTATTGTTAACGGGACTGTGGAAGGCGACGTGCACGACATAGGGAAGTCGATAGTCTCAACCATGCTGCAGTCCGCTGGTTTTGAAGTTCATGACATAGGCAGGGACGTTCCTATCAGGAATTTTGTTGAAAAGGCAAAGGAAACCGATGCCGATATGATAGGGATATCCGCCCTTATGACCACGACCCTTCAGGGGCAGAGGGACGTTATTGAGCTCTTGAAAGAAGAAGGGCTGAAAAGCCGGGTCAAGGTAATGGTCGGAGGGGCTCCTGCAACCCAGGCATGGGCAGACAAAATAGGTGCTGACTGCTATGCAGAAAACGCAAGTGAAGCAGTGGCAAAAGCAAAAGAAATGCTGCTCTGAACCCCTATTTCTTTTAAAATTAGATCAGTTTGAAGTTAATCATTCCGGGTCTGGTCAATCGAAATAATCGTTCCTGGTCTTGTCGATCAAAATTAGAATTCCAGGTCTGATTAATCCGGTTTAATCATTCCGGGCTTGATCGATCCGATTTTAATCAGTTTAATTTGAGCAATGGAGGATAAAAAATGGTAACTGAATACGCTTTGAGGATGGGCGACGGCAAAAAGATCTACCTCACAAAAGAAAAAATCCTCAGTGAGATAGAAGCCGGCTCGGCAAATGCCGCCGATCTGGGAGAAATCCCGGAGCTCAGCTCGGATGAAATGGAAAAGCTCGCTGAAATCCTTATGATGCCCGGCAAAGCCGTGAGTGTCGAACAGGGGATGGAAGTCCCGGTTACCCACGACATCGGTACAATCCGGCTTGACGGGGACCAGGGCAACAGCGGAGTTGGAATTCCTTCCAGCCGTCTGGTCGGCTGCATGACGCACGAGAGGGCTTTTGGTGCCGACACAATGGAACTCGGGCACATCGACTACAGTTTCAAGCCGGTAAAACCTGTGGTTTCAAATGAGTGTCAGGCAATGGAAGTCTGTCAGCAGAATATGATTATTCCCCTTTTCTATGGTGCAATGCCGAATATGGGTCTATACTACACCCCTGACGGACCCTTCGAAAACCCCGGCGACTTAATGAAAATGTTCAAGATCGATAAGGCGAGGAAGTCCATGGAACATGCAGCAGACCATCTGACCAGGGACACGGTCTGGGTTATGCAGAAACTCTTTGCAGCAGGGGCAGACGGAGTTAACTTTGATACAACCGCTGCTGCCGGAGATGCGGATATGTACGGCACCCTCCGGGCTGTCGAAATCCTCAGGACCCAGTTTCCTGAGATGTACATCGAAGTGGGCATGGCAGGAGAGATGGTACTCGGGATGCACGGGGAACTGGAGTACGATGACGTTCGGCTTGCCGGGCTCTGGCCGCATGAACAGGCCCCACTGGTTGCAAAAGCCGGAGCAAACGTCTTTGGTCCCGTGGTCAACACGAACACCAGCAAGACCTCAGCCTGGAACCTGGCAAGGGCTGTCACCTTCATAAAGGGGGCAGTAAAAGCGTCCCCGATCCCCTGTCATGTGAACATGGGTATGGGTGTGGGTGGAATCCCTATGCTTGAAACCCCTCCGATAGATGCTGTTACACGAGCAAGTAAAGCAATGGTTGAGATTGCCGGCGTCGACGGTATATAGATCGGGGTCGGCGACCCTATGGGTATGCCGATTTCCCACATAATGGCTTCCGGAATGACCGGGATAAGAGCGGCAGGCGACCTTGTTGCAAGGATGCAGTTCTCAAAGAACATGCGCATCGGAGAGGCAAAAGAGTACGTGGCAAAGAAGCTTAACGTTGACACCATGGACCTCGTAGACGAGCACATTATGCGCGAACTCCGTGAAGAGCTCGACATCGGCGTGATCACCTCCGTACCCGGAGCTGCAAAGGGCATTGCTGCGAAGATGAATATCGAGAAGCTGCTCGGAATCAAGATCAATTCCTGTGAAACGTTCAGGGCACAGCTTGCCTGAATCAGGGGCTCAAACTACCCTTTTAAAAAATGGTGATATCTATGGACGACAATACCCCTTCTTCTAAAATCGACTGGCAGTATACCGAGGAATGCAGCAGGGCAAGCTGTGACTTTAATGAACTCGAAAGATCCATTGACTGGAAACAGGGGCTTGCAATTGCTCTCGGGGTCCCCTTACTGATCCTCCCCTCCATCGGCTACTTTACAGGTTACGTCTGGGCTTTTTCAATAATTATCTGGGGCCTGACCATTTTCCTGGGCTTTTTCCAGAACCTTGCCTTCGGAGAACTTGCAACCGTCTTCCCGAAGGCTTCAGGCCTGCCGGGCTACACCCAGACCGTTTTTGGTTCGAGTTCGAATAAGAATAATAAAGGCAAATTCAAGTTTGGGAAATTCATAGGCGGATTTAGTGCCTGGAGTTACTGGTTCGGCTGGAGCCCCGTGCTCGCAATCTATGCAATCCTCATCGGAAGCTACCTCAAAGGGCTTGTACCTGCCTTTTCAGGAGTTCCGGATACACTGCTCTCTTTAATGGTAGGGGCTCTGATTTTCGGGTCCCTTGCAATCATTAACTCAAAAGGGCTCAAGAACGGAGCAATGGCCGGATACATCCTGGCAGTTGTTTCTCTGATTCCCCTTATTGTCCTTACCGTTGCCCCATTCCTGACCGGAGACTTCCACCTTACCAACATAACAGGCTCCTGGTTCCCGACTGACTGGACATGGGACATGCAACACATCCTTATCCTCTTCGGAATCTTTGCAATGGCTGAATGGAGCGCCTGTGCATGGGAAACCGCAGCAATTTACGGGCCTGAATATAAGAACCCGAACACCGACACCCCAAAAGCCCTGCTGGTCTGCGGAGGAATCTGCCTTGTGCTCTACGTGCTGGTCCAGACCTCGGTTATAGGCACCCTTGGAGTTGAAGGAGTGCTTTCCGAACCCATATCTCCGATGCTCCCCATAGCCAACCTTACCCTGGGCGCACTTGGAGCTTCAATTGCAATTATCATGCTTGTAGGGGCAATGCTCCTTATCATCCAGACCGCCTTCCTCTCTTCGGCAAGGTCGATCTACTCGATGTCAGCCGAAGGTAACCTGCCGGCTTTCCTGAGCAAATTAAACTCACACGGGCACCCGATGAACGCAATGATTGCCGATGCCATGTTCAACATGGGTCTTATCCTGCTCGGAACCCCGACTGCAATCCTTGCAGCTTCTGCTATCGGGTATATCTTCGCAAACGGGATCAGCCTCTATACCTATGTAAAAGTCAGAAACGACCCCAAACTCTCAAAACTGGACAGGCCCTTTAAGGCCCCCAACGGCTGGAAAAACGTGGCAATGGCAACTGCCATCCTGAACATCCCCTTCTTCCTTGTGGGAATTATTTACCTTAACAGCCTCGAACTTGGCTGGGCCACCACGGGAGTCGGTTTCTTCGTGCTCTGCCTCTATGTCCCGCTCTGGTTCTACTCTCAGAGAGAAACAAGAAAGACCGAAGAAAAAATGGCTGCAGAAAAAGAAGCGTTTACCGCCTGAATACCAGGATGAGAACCGAAGCTTCAACAAAAACTTAAGCTCAAGAATATATCCTTCCGTCCTCTTAAGCTCCCCTGAGCCTAAGTGGAGGATGGATTTTTTCAAAACGCAAATTAAGCCGGAACATTCCTGTTCCGGAATCTTTTCTTAAGTTCTTGTTTTTGTTCTGGATTCTCTTCTTTCCAGATGGTCCTTATTAAATGATTGATCTTTTCCAGGAAAGTCAGGATAGGATGAGATAAAATGATTATTCCAGCATCCACTTCCATACCGAATTAATTACTATTCTTTTCTTTTCCCTATCTTCATCCGGGATCTCAATGACTCCCTCATCGTCCATGGTGAGGATGAGCCCCTCGTTAAGCCCGTATTCTTCCATAGCTGCTAGGAGCCCGAGGACCTCCCGTTCTCTTACTGCCGGGGTTCCGAAGTAGACCGATACCTGAACCGCAGCCTGAACTGCCTGGCTGTCTTTTTCGGTTAGAAGGAAATCACACTCTCGCCTGTCCCGGAAGTATGAGACCTGCTTATCCCGCCTGAGCAGTTCGAGAAATACAAGGTTTTCAAATCGTAACCCCAGACTGTCCGGATAATTGGGGAAGACCGTCTTGAAGAAACCCGTATCTCCGGCATAAACTTTACATGGGACTTTTTTTTCCTGGTTGGTTTCTTTTTCGTTTTCGGATACGGGGTTAAGCAGAGGATTCCGGTACAGCAAAAAAGCTTCTTCCAGATAGTCAAGGTAGGCGCGGACAGTATCCTCGTTCTCAATCCCACTCGCTCTTTTCAGGGTATCGATGGCGTACTCCGAAGCCATGTTCGAGATCAGGAAAATTGCAAGTTTTTTGAGTCCTTCTGCGTCCTGAACATTGTATCTGGAAATAACTCCGTTATTCAAGATTTCTTCAAAATACTCTCCGGAAAGCAGGAAGTTTCCGTCTTTTATTACAGCGGGAAAACCTCCGTTTTCAAAATATTTAAGGAACAGGCATAGCATTTCATCGCATCTGGAAGGCGTAAGGAAGTTGGGTTTCGGGACCCTGAGCCCTTTCAAAGTAAGGTATTCTTTAAAGGAAAAAGGCAAAAGTTTGAGGGACCTGGTCCTGCCGGTAAAGCGCGAAGCGATGTCCTTATTAAGAAGACTTGAGGATGAGGAGGTTACAAAAACTCCTGCCCCTTCCCTGTTAAGCCTATCAACCCAGTTTTCCCACCCCGGGAAATTCTGAATCTCATCTAAGAAATAGTAGACGTTTTCGGCTTCATTTTCGTTTCCTTTTAAGTAGACTTCAGCCGCAATTTCCTCAATTTCCTGAAAACATTCAGGTCCCAATTCCTGAAACCTGCTGTCTCCAAAATTAATGTAGACCTTTACACCCTGCACAAGACCTGCGACATACTTTAAGAAGGAAGTCTTGCCCGCATGGAGCGGGCCGTAGATTAAATTGATTTCACGCCCGTCCAGGCAGGGGGAAACCGAAATGTTGCGCGGGATTATGTTAGAGGGGTTCTGAAAAAAGGTTTGATGGTCAAGAATCAGAGGGAGAATTTTGAGTCTTTGCATATGATCGTAATAATTTGGGAGGTAAAACTATATAGTTATTCTGGAACAGCTTTAAATACTTATGAGAATTTAAAATTTTTGATTCTTAAAAAAAAGAAAATGTAGTTGAATTTCGAATTATTAGGCCTCTTCCTGTAGTTTCGTTGTGTCTGACCAAAAAAAACGCTCTTAAGTGTGAACCAGTTTAAATTTCGCCTGATAATTCAAGATTAGTTCAAATTAGTGCTTATTTTTTAATTCTCAGCAAGATAAACGTTTCACTGAAAAAATAATATTTAACTCCTGCCTCAAAACCAGAGTAAAGAACCGGTATCATAGGACAACAGTGTAAAAATGTCGGGATATTAAATGATTTTTTTCATACAGATTGCATCGATCGGTAGGGTCGATTGAACGTGGTTTAATTTTAAAAAAATATGTAGCAGATGGTGATGGGAAAATATATAGTTTCATTAATTTCCCGGAACCTTTCCAAAGTTTTAATCTTTTTTAGGCTCATATGTCGTTTTCTGTTTTCCGCATCTCGTACACACAAAATACTTTTCCCTTACATTTGAAGCATAGATGTTCAAACCTCCACTTCTTTTCCACTTATGAAGCCCTATAAGGCACATAATGCTTCTTCGTGAAGGTTTTCCGGAAACTCTGGATGGAGTCCTGTAAGCCAGGTAATCACCCTCATATCAATGAATTCTTCTAACCTGAAACTTCAAGCTGAATGTACTGGAGAATGTACTGGAATTACTTTATTATCAATAATATTATTTAATTGTTATTCTAACCCCAGTAGTTCCACCAGTTACCCGAGTTCCGCCAATTATCCGAATTCCGCTAGTATAGAGTTTTTCAGAGAGCAGAGAAGCAATTTTTATAATGAAAGTTGCGAGGAGCCCGAAAACGAGCCCTCCTGTTCAATCTCCCCCTCTACACATTCACAAGATCATGCCTGAGGTTTAAGGAACTGGAACAATCTCTCTCAAGATAGTAAAAGAAACCAGATAAAGCGAGCCTGATAGAGAATGCTTAAGGGGTATCGGCCATCCGACTACTCTAAGAAGTTATGGAACTTATAATTCATTAAAAAAATTCTGAACCCTATTTAACCTTTATTTATCGGTTAACTTATTTTTAAGGATTTTTATCTTTATTTATTGTGTTTTCATACTCTGATAATGAATTTCAGGATAATTATTAAGGGAAATTTTTGTTCAAATATATTTATTCTGTCAAATTATATATATAAAAAGTCGGAATGGTATTGTAGTATCTCTTCATATAAAAGGATATGATGAGATGCTCTTCACCTCAGTGTCACAATCCATATCCACCCCTGGTTATTGGGAAGTCGTTAAGGTGATGGGCGATGGAAAGAACAGAAAAACCGGATCTCAGGCAGAATAAACGTGTAGATAAAAAGTGGTAGAAAAAGTGTGTGGCAGACAATCGGAAATGCCTCAAAAGTCTTCAAGCCTGCTCCTTCCGGCGGAAAGGTAAAAGCAAAAAGGATGAAACAAGCAGAAACGTTTTTTATACGCCTCAAAACTGTACATACCAGGCCTTAGCTATGTACAATAACACCTTAAAAACTGCTGTTCGCTTCTCCTAAAACCTGCACCTCAGCCTTTCCTCTCTTCCTTCCATTTTTCAAATTTGATAATATTTTAGAGCTTGAAAACTTCATAATCCATTTATATAAATAGTCCAGACTACCTGTTAAAACAAGAAAAATTTACCTCACGATTATTCATCTTTGTTTTATTTTTTCAAGATTAAGAATAATTGAGTCCCCAAAAAAGTTGTCCGGAAAATTATATATAATAATAAAAATCAATCATACTCTGTATTTCTGTGATGCAGAAATGCATGAAAAAGTTCTTTGCTACCATTACGATCATCACTCCACCCCGGCGTTAAATGAGTGAGTCGTTTAATAGATGGGCAAAGAACTGACGAAAATTGGGCAACAGATGATAAGAAAGTGGTAGAGTAAGGCCAAAAAGCCTTATATTAGATGCGGTGGAAAGGCAAGAGAGGTTTGATGAAGTCGTATCCATCCAGACCGATGCCTCATAATGTATCGTATGAAACGCCTCAACCTTGTACGATACCTGGATACAAACATCTTCCTGATAGCTGTTTTCAGCCTTTCCACCATTTTTGCCGACCTAAAACTGTTTTTCAGCTCAACAAAAAGAAGATATCACCTTTTTTATTCCGTGCATAATTTTTATCACATGCATAAGCACTGTATGGATCAATTTTCAATACTTTTCCATAAAATTTAATGCTTAGTTATATCACAATGCAGACCCACCACATATATTCTTATACTTTGGATTCAACTTTCAACTTTTTTTTTGATTTCCTACATCCACATAAAATTCAGCATATCCGCAATCTAAACAGACATACACTTTAAATTCGCGCATGGGCCCGGTAAAATAGCATTCGCTATCAGACTCATAACCTATACGTTCTCCAATTATATGGCCTATATCGAGATTTTCGCTCCCGCATTTCGGACATTTTCCCTTCTTCATTTTGCAGTACCCCACGTCATCAATGAAATTTGGTTTTGTAGAAATCTTCAAAAGTACTTTTTTACGAAAAAGTAGTAAATCTGATTGTAAAATTACCCCTCATTTTTTGCCCCCACAAAAAAGAATGAGCATTTCATATTCGCATCGAATATTCATATTTGTCCTCGAGTAATTAAAGTTGTCATCCAATAATTATATTTCTCTTCAATTAAATATATTAAATATGTCGAGGTCCCATATTATTTGTGTTCCCATACGTTTCTGGAAGTTAAAATGGCTTTTATCAATCCTTTTTGTCATGGTTCCTTCTCTTAAGTCGTCTTGTCAACCCTCAAAGACTTGTTCTTCCTCCCAAAGGTTCAGACGGGACAATAAAAGGTTCAAATAAATCAGCAGTTTAAAAAAAAGCATAAATAAGAGATAATATAGAAAATAAAGGATTAATGGAGAAAAACCAGGAAATTAAAAACGAAATTGAACCAAAAACAGGAGAAATAAATCCGGAATATAAAATAGGAGAATTCAATGAGAAAACTAAATATCCTTTTAATATTATCTGCAATGTTCCTGCTACTTTATGCCACAGGCCCGGCAGTCGCTTTACTGACCCCGGAAGCTGCCGAAATTTCCTCCCAGATTAATGCCTCGGACAGAATAGTTATCGGCACGGTAAGTGATATCCAGGAACACTATGACCATACAATCTTCACAATTACAGTTGAGGAATGGCTCTATAATCCTTTTCCCGCCGAAACAATAGACGTGAGAACCGAGACCGGAAAGTATCTCTGGACTGAGGACCAGGCAGAGTTCACCCTCAATGAGTCCGTGCTCCTCATGCTCAGGAACGAAGACCCCGAAAAGCAGCTTTTCAGCGTCTCTGTGGGCTCTCCCGGAAAACACCCTTCATCGGACAGAGATGCTGTAATTGAAGAGTTGAAAATTCAGGGAAAATGGCAGGAAGAAAATCAGACCGGAAATACGGAGACTGCAGATGAGCAGCCAATAGGTCCCAATTCCTCCTCGGATACGAAAAGCATTCCTTTCACAGGCATCCTGTGGGCAGCTGCAGCCTTGCTTGGAGCAGTTGAATATACCGGAAAGAAAAAGCAGCATAAGACATAGCATTATCCATTTCATTCAGGGAATCCAGAATACCCCGGAAGTGCACAATCAGGAGAAAAACGAATTGTATGAAATCTACAGTGCCCGTTAAAAAATGTAGCCATTATATAACGAAGCATAAAAACCCCTGAGTATTTAGCTCAGGGTATATAAGCGTCAACTTCAATCCTGGTTCCGTATATAATATTCGGCGGCTTCTTTACTCACATTTCCGATAGTAAAAGCAAAATATCCATCGCTCCACAATGTGTTTTCGCCCCAATAATGGAGGGAAAAATGAGCCAAGAAGCCACTCAGTCTTTATCTGAGAGGTAGTTCACGACAGTTTCAAAACACTTCCAGCTGATCATTACTCAAATATAAACAAAAGCCTTGCAGAAACCGTGTTTAAACTGAAAATGTTAAAAAGCTCAAAATGTAACAGGGCAGAAAAGTAAGTGAAAAGCTCAAATGAAGTGATCCGCCTCGTACTGGTATTCACTAGAATCACTGAAAAAGAAATGTACAACTAAATTTAGAAAAACAAACACACATAGTCATCAATTCAAAAAAAGATGATTT
This genomic interval carries:
- a CDS encoding APC family permease; this encodes MDDNTPSSKIDWQYTEECSRASCDFNELERSIDWKQGLAIALGVPLLILPSIGYFTGYVWAFSIIIWGLTIFLGFFQNLAFGELATVFPKASGLPGYTQTVFGSSSNKNNKGKFKFGKFIGGFSAWSYWFGWSPVLAIYAILIGSYLKGLVPAFSGVPDTLLSLMVGALIFGSLAIINSKGLKNGAMAGYILAVVSLIPLIVLTVAPFLTGDFHLTNITGSWFPTDWTWDMQHILILFGIFAMAEWSACAWETAAIYGPEYKNPNTDTPKALLVCGGICLVLYVLVQTSVIGTLGVEGVLSEPISPMLPIANLTLGALGASIAIIMLVGAMLLIIQTAFLSSARSIYSMSAEGNLPAFLSKLNSHGHPMNAMIADAMFNMGLILLGTPTAILAASAIGYIFANGISLYTYVKVRNDPKLSKLDRPFKAPNGWKNVAMATAILNIPFFLVGIIYLNSLELGWATTGVGFFVLCLYVPLWFYSQRETRKTEEKMAAEKEAFTA
- a CDS encoding ATP-binding protein, whose amino-acid sequence is MQRLKILPLILDHQTFFQNPSNIIPRNISVSPCLDGREINLIYGPLHAGKTSFLKYVAGLVQGVKVYINFGDSRFQELGPECFQEIEEIAAEVYLKGNENEAENVYYFLDEIQNFPGWENWVDRLNREGAGVFVTSSSSSLLNKDIASRFTGRTRSLKLLPFSFKEYLTLKGLRVPKPNFLTPSRCDEMLCLFLKYFENGGFPAVIKDGNFLLSGEYFEEILNNGVISRYNVQDAEGLKKLAIFLISNMASEYAIDTLKRASGIENEDTVRAYLDYLEEAFLLYRNPLLNPVSENEKETNQEKKVPCKVYAGDTGFFKTVFPNYPDSLGLRFENLVFLELLRRDKQVSYFRDRRECDFLLTEKDSQAVQAAVQVSVYFGTPAVREREVLGLLAAMEEYGLNEGLILTMDDEGVIEIPDEDREKKRIVINSVWKWMLE
- a CDS encoding nucleotidyl transferase family protein, producing MVDNLAADKYSVPVESIFRIHESPCKIVLAITGGGAEIIGELLRHGSGSATVLDAVVPYSMEAMDNFLGRKPEMYCSEKTARLMAMVAYQRALDLSKGEESAAYDVVGIGATCKLKATNEREGRKHEVYVAIQAACKTGVITLKLNADRTREGEEKIATFLIFNVLARHCGIPEVDLPDRIGTEEERKEEITEKYESVSGPVGDLLKQKIYSQESPYETLGIARIDLNGAQKKEAKTNGENRENEELQNIRLVFPGSFGPCHRNHVFMAKLASEKLGVPVHFEISLTNVDKPPIDFISLNQRLDSLRKYGNETFVGGVCLTNAPLFLQKADLFPNSTFIIGADTFNRLFDAKYYGGKVDISAILRHFREKNIRFLVFQRKSVHMSVNPEILEFCEIVPMGEYEDDGISSTEIRRKQEENKEN
- the mtbC gene encoding dimethylamine corrinoid protein MtbC — encoded protein: MADNEGLLHEVADAVISCKKEKVLETVEKARAEVPPADIIEKGLSAGMNQVGVLFERGKLFLPHVMMAADAMTAGVKLLEADLPEGAEKKLGVIVNGTVEGDVHDIGKSIVSTMLQSAGFEVHDIGRDVPIRNFVEKAKETDADMIGISALMTTTLQGQRDVIELLKEEGLKSRVKVMVGGAPATQAWADKIGADCYAENASEAVAKAKEMLL
- a CDS encoding superoxide dismutase family protein, producing the protein MKTGLILLMIISTVLMFATVGSAQDNSTDSAATVIKDANGSTVGFATFTEDDFGMVRVQVFASNLTPGLHGIHIHEKANCTGPSFTSAGGHYNPLGKEHGLYNPKGPHAGDLPNLLVGQDGTGYMDVTTNLVTLSSGNTTLFPANGTSLVIHADPDDQLTNPSGNSGARIACGAIEKR
- a CDS encoding zinc ribbon domain-containing protein, whose translation is MKKGKCPKCGSENLDIGHIIGERIGYESDSECYFTGPMREFKVYVCLDCGYAEFYVDVGNQKKS